CAGCCTGGTTTGAGCGTTCGCGTCAAACTCACCCTCAGCTACGCCGGATTCCTCATGGTTGCAGGCGGCTTGCTGCTCGCCGCCATTGGAGTGTTTCTCCTGCAACAGGGGTGGTTGCGAACCACCCCAGAGGGGGCATGGAGAGCAACTCCGGGCACCGAATTCGTGCGCGGTTTCGCCCCAACGGCAGCCGCAGTAATGACGTTCCTCCTGGTATTCGGCCTCCTGGGAGGCTGGTTCCTCGCCGGCCGGATGCTCGCCCCGCTTACCCGCGTCACCGACGCCACCCGCCTGGCTACGAGCGGATCGCTCTCCCACCGGATCCGGCTGCCGGGCCGCAGAGACGAGTTCCGCGAACTCGCCGACGCCTTCGACGCGATGCTCGCGCGGCTCGAAGCCCAGGTCGCGGAACAGCGGAGATTCGCCGCCAACGCCTCCCACGAACTGCGCACCCCGCTGGCGATCTCGAAGACCCTGATCGAGGTGGCCCGCACCGACCCGAACCACGACACCGGCGAGGTCATCGCCCGCCTCGACGCCGTCAACAACCGGGCGATCGACCTCACCGAGGCACTGCTCCTGCTCAGCCGCGCCGACCAGCGGTCCTTCACCCGCGAACCGGTCGACTTGTCCCTCCTCGCGGAAGAAGCCACTGAAACGCTCCTCCCTCTCGCGGAAAAGCACGGCGTCACCATCGAGACCTCCGGTGACATCACCCCCACCGTCGGATCCCAAGCGCTCCTGCTGCAGCTGACCACGAACCTCGTGCACAACGCGATCGTCCACAACCTGCCGGTTCAGGGCACGGTGTGGGTGACTACCGGCGTCCGCCCGCGGACCGTGGTGCTCACCGTCGAGAACACCGGCGAGAAGCTCACCCCCCAGCTGGTCTCCACACTCACCGAACCGTTCCAGCGCGGCACCGAGCGCGTTCACACGGACCACGAGGGTGTCGGCCTCGGCCTGGCGATCGTCAAGACCATCGCCCACGCCCACGACGGAACACTCACCCTCACCCCGCGCCCCGAGGGCGGACTCCGTATCGCCGTTCAACTGCCCGCCCCACCACCCCATACAGCTGGCAACGAGGACATCTGATCAGTGAGTGAAACAGTGCAGGACCTTGCGAGTGCGCGGCAGCAGGACGAAGCCGAGGGGCGGGCCGAGACCCTGAACGCGATCCGCCTCGTCTTCCGGCCGGCGCCGTGGAAGCGTGGCCCGGTGCTCGTGGCGCCGGCGCTGCTGCTCGGCCTGTTCATGCTGCTGCACGCGAAGATCCCGAACGGGATCGGGGGCCTCGGCAGCCTGGTGGAGACGTTCCTGCCATGGTTCGGCCTGTTCATCCCGGTGCTGCTGGCCGGCGCGCTGTGGCGCCGCTCCGCCTCCGCGGTCGTCGCGCTGCTGCTGCCGGTCACGGTGTGGCTGAACCTCTTCGGCGGGCTGCTCGGCGACAAGTCACACGCGGGCAGTGACCTCACCGTGGCCGGCCACAACGTCGGCGCCGACAACCCCGACCCGGCCGGCACCGCGCGCGACCTGGCCGCCTCCGGTGCGGACGTGCTGGCCCTTGAGGAGATCACCGCACAGGCGAAGCCGCTGTACGAGAAGGAACTGGCGAAGACGTACCCCTACCACGTGGTGCTGGGCACGGTCGGGCTGTGGAGCAAGCTGCCGCTGTCGGACACCCGGCCGGTCGACATCGAGCAGGACGTCGGGCCGCTGGGGGACACCAAGCCGGCCGAGGTCAAGCTGGCCTACAACCGGGCGCTGCGCACCACGGTGGCCACGG
This genomic window from Streptomyces sp. DG2A-72 contains:
- a CDS encoding HAMP domain-containing sensor histidine kinase gives rise to the protein MDRQPGLSVRVKLTLSYAGFLMVAGGLLLAAIGVFLLQQGWLRTTPEGAWRATPGTEFVRGFAPTAAAVMTFLLVFGLLGGWFLAGRMLAPLTRVTDATRLATSGSLSHRIRLPGRRDEFRELADAFDAMLARLEAQVAEQRRFAANASHELRTPLAISKTLIEVARTDPNHDTGEVIARLDAVNNRAIDLTEALLLLSRADQRSFTREPVDLSLLAEEATETLLPLAEKHGVTIETSGDITPTVGSQALLLQLTTNLVHNAIVHNLPVQGTVWVTTGVRPRTVVLTVENTGEKLTPQLVSTLTEPFQRGTERVHTDHEGVGLGLAIVKTIAHAHDGTLTLTPRPEGGLRIAVQLPAPPPHTAGNEDI
- a CDS encoding endonuclease/exonuclease/phosphatase family protein gives rise to the protein MSETVQDLASARQQDEAEGRAETLNAIRLVFRPAPWKRGPVLVAPALLLGLFMLLHAKIPNGIGGLGSLVETFLPWFGLFIPVLLAGALWRRSASAVVALLLPVTVWLNLFGGLLGDKSHAGSDLTVAGHNVGADNPDPAGTARDLAASGADVLALEEITAQAKPLYEKELAKTYPYHVVLGTVGLWSKLPLSDTRPVDIEQDVGPLGDTKPAEVKLAYNRALRTTVATDQGPLAVYVAHLGSVRVTPRTGFWTESRDTNAQALAEALATERNERVVLLGDLNGTMDDRALDGITSQLLSVQDEAGDGFGFSWPASFPVARIDQILVRGVEPQSSWVLPATGSDHLPVAAGISW